A DNA window from Loxodonta africana isolate mLoxAfr1 chromosome 7, mLoxAfr1.hap2, whole genome shotgun sequence contains the following coding sequences:
- the LOC100654367 gene encoding olfactory receptor 51L1-like gives MRISTLPNANLSFSTFLLTGFPGLEWAHHWISLPIFVGYLVALLGNATIVHLIGTDPSLHQPMYYFLAILAVTDLGLCVSTLPSVLDVLWFDARTVGLVPCVLQQHFLHSFSFMESAVLFAMALDCLVAIHFPLHYASVLTGPGVALVGVVLGMRSAAVTAAPSLHLLNFKYCHPGALSHAYCLHQDMIHLACSDTRFSRLYGLCIIMPTTGSDVLFILLFYTIILCTVLAVASTGERLKALNTCLSHNLVVLCFYVPVLGLSIVHRFGYHTSPLVHILMGTVSVLFPPLMNPVIYSIKTQQILRAILRMVSLRKIQ, from the coding sequence ATGAGAATATCCACCCTACCAAATGCCAACTTGAGCTTCTCTACATTCCTGTTGACGGGCTTCCCAGGCCTGGAGTGGGCTCACCACTGGATCTCACTGCCCATTTTTGTAGGTTACCTTGTGGCCCTCCTGGGTAATGCCACTATCGTGCATCTGATAGGAACTGACCCTTCCCTCCACCAGCCCATGTACTATTTCCTGGCCATCCTAGCTGTGACAGACTTGGGCCTGTGCGTGTCCACGTTGCCCTCGGTGTTAGATGTGCTGTGGTTTGATGCTCGGACAGTAGGCCTGGTACCCTGTGTTCTGCAGCAGCACTTCCTCCACTCCTTCTCTTTCATGGAGTCAGCTGTGCTCTTTGCTATGGCTCTGGACTGCCTCGTGGCCATCCATTTCCCACTGCATTACGCATCTGTGCTCACAGGCCCTGGTGTGGCATTGGTCGGGGTAGTGCTGGGCATGCGGAGTGCCGCCGTTACCGCTGCACCCTCATTGCACCTATTAAATTTCAAGTACTGTCACCCAGGGGCACTCTCCCATGCCTACTGCCTTCACCAGGACATGATCCACCTGGCCTGCTCTGACACCCGTTTCAGTAGGCTCTATGGGCTGTGCATCATCATGCCGACCACGGGCTCTGATGTCCTCTTCATCCTGCTCTTCTACACTATCATCCTGTGCACTGTACTGGCCGTCGCCTCCACAGGGGAGCGGCTCAAAGCCCTCAACACCTGCCTCTCCCACAACCTGGTGGTGCTCTGCTTCTACGTACCTGTGCTAGGCCTTTCCATTGTACACAGATTTGGGTACCACACCTCGCCGCTGGTACACATCCTCATGGGCACTGTCTCTGTGCTTTTCCCACCTTTGATGAACCCTGTCATCTATAGCATCAAGACCCAACAGATCCTCCGGGCCATCCTCAGGATGGTTTCACTGAGAAAGATACAGTGA